Below is a genomic region from Leptolyngbya iicbica LK.
CCAGCTACCGACCCGGCGATCGCTATCAAACCGTCAGTGAAATGGCTCAAGCCCTGGGCACAGTTGGCAATTTTGCGGCTGCACGCCCCCAACCACCGTTTACGCCAGCGGCGGCCCCAGCCTCACAAGTGCGGACAGTGGCCGTGGGGCGATCGCCGCAATCAACCACCATGGCTGGGCCAGAGTCACCTCAGACTTACCGCCCCTCAACGCCGGCAGTGCTCGAAGAAGATGAGGGCTCGATTTGGGAAAATCCCTTAGCGATTGGGGCCTTAGCGTTAGGTTTGGCCTTAGTCGCTGGCCTCGGCGGTTGGGGCCTCGTCACCACCCTCAACCGGGCTCCGAGCAATCAGCCGGATGTGCCAGAAATTGAAATTGATCCAGACCGTCCCACTACGCCACCCACAACCCCGACCCCCGAGCCCGAGCCCGAACCGCCAACGGAGCCTGTAGAATACACGCAAAATTTAGACATTCGCGCGGGTGACTCCACCACCGTTGAAGGCAGTCTGAAAGCAAACGAAACCGTCAACTATATTGTGGCGGGTCGTGAGGGCGAAACCCTACTCGCGCAACTCGAAGGCGAAGGCGTGCTGATGACCGTACTCGCGCCCAACGGCAATCCCCCTGATCGGCAAGCCCGCCGGGTCTTGGGATGGACCGGCACGCTGGAGTTTACGGGCAATTACACCGTGCAATTAAGGCCGGTTGAGGGAGTCGAGCAGAGCGACTATCGCCTCAATGTCTCTCTTGAAGCCAATGACTCAGAAACGCCGACAGAACCCGAGGAGCCGGAAACCCCCACGGAACCCGAGGAACCGGAAACGCCCGATGAGCCAGAAATCATTTCTGAGCAGCGAGTGCGATTTCCCTCAGGACAAAACACCACATTAGTCGCCAATAGTGCGGGGCCAGGCCGGATTCGCCGCTATGTGATCAGCCTGCGCGAGGGGGAAGTGTTGGAAATTCGGGTGGCGCGTTCGAGTGCCCCGACCACCTTTTCGGTGCAGTTGCCCACGGGTGATCCGTTAGTGTCGGGGGTCGAGCTGTGGGAAGATGCTGCCCCCGTCGGGGGAGATTACGCGGTCGATGTCACGGCCACCGGCGAATCTGAGTTTACTCTGCAGTTTGTCAAGAATTAGCCATGAGCACTCCTGTCAAAAATGGGTTGTTGATTACGGGGTCTGATACCGATGTCGGCAAGACCATCGTCACCACCGCGATCGCCGCTTATTGGCTCAAGCATTTTGGGGCCAACTCCCTGGGCTTGATGAAGCCCGTCCAATCGGGCATTGGCGATTTTGAAACCTACACTCGCCTCTTTGATCTGCAACAATCAGCTGAATCACTGACGCCGCAGCGCTTTGCCGCCCCCCTTGCGCCCCCCCTCGCCGCCGCTCAAGAGGGCAAAAGCATTGACTTAACCGTAGTTTGGCAACATCTCAGTCAACTGTTGGCCGAGCGCCAGTTTGTTTTGGTAGAAGCGTTGGGCGGTTTGGGCTCTCCCGTGACAGATGAGTGGACGATCGCCGATCTCGCCGCCGCCTGGCACTTGCCGATTGTATTGGTGATTCCAGTGAAGCTAGGGGCGATCGCTCAAGCCGTCGCTAACACCGCCCTCGCCCGTCAATATCAGCTCTCCGTTCGGGGAATTATTCTGAACTGCACCGCCCCCCTCACAAAAGCAGAGCAACAAAACTGGGCTCCCATTGACCTAATCGAGCGCCTCACCCAACTGCCTGTCTTGGGAACCATGCCCTACCTGGCTCAGACGGACGATATTCCTGCTCTCGTACAGGCGGCCTCTGATTTGAAGCTAGAAGCCCTATTCCCGGGCTGACATCGTTTCAGGGACACAAAGTCAACGGCTAACGATTAGCACCGCCCCAATCGCCCTGAATATTGAACAAGCCTGACAGACTCCCTAACCCTCGATATACATAAATTAGGGCTTGGGCCAGTCGGTGTCGCCCGAGCAATAAACCGGGTATCAGCAGGCATAATCCCAGCACAATATTCAAACACCCTTTAATCACTCTTTGGGTTTGAATAAACAGAGACGGAAAATATTTTTTCTCAGTCAAACTGTGAGCACTATAGCCGTAATAATTCCGATCTACCAGCCATTTGATCCGCATACGATTTTCGGGAATAAATTCGTAAACGATCGCTTCACTACACCAGACGATTTTGCCTCCCTCTGCGAAGAATCGGGTAAATAGATCAACATCTTCTGCTCCCTTAAAAGCCAATCGGTCATCAAAGGGATGCTCTAACCCTTGCAGCAGGTGACTTTTGGCCAGGGTATTGTTAGTAAACGCGACGCCCATGAGTTTACCAGTTTCATGCTGGGCGGGGTCAAAAAAGCCGCCTTTGACTATCCAGTCAGGAACTTCAGTAGCCTCAAATTTGGGCACGACCGGCCCGGTGACGATATCAGCCTGATATTCTTTTTGGCACAGTAGCAGTGTCTCTAACCAAAAGGGAGAAGGCACTTCATCATCATCAATAAAAACGAAGAACTCAGCATCGGGGGATGCCAGCAAGAGGGAGCGATTGCGGGCAAACGTTACTCCTTGTTGGGGCTCAACTCCGTAGACCAGCTCCCATTTAAAGGTGGGTTTTACCGACTCATAAACCGGTTTGGCTGAGCCCTCTCGGTCATTATCCGCAATCACTACTTCAATCTTGGGGGCGTCAAGTTCACTAAATCGGAGATTGTCGATGCCTTCTAATAATCGAGCTAAGCCCTCAGGACGTTTATAAGTGGCGATGCAGATTGAAATAAAGGTCGTCATGACAAAATGTGAAAATCAATAGAGAAAAGCTAATTGACGATAGGCCGCTTCAAAACAGTTGAAGTTGAACTTTGGGAGGCTAGTGGCGATCGCGACAGCCGTGATAACAGCCTGATATAAGGGGCTTGATACGTGATCGAAGGTTCCGTAATCTCCCACATATACAACTCCGAATCACTTCGATCTAAATAGGCGCGCATAATTGGTCGCTCGGCAAGGCCCTCGGCAGGCCCCGTGTAGCGGTTATTCGGCCCCCCGGTAAGGTATCCGGGTGCGGGTCCACTGGGAGAGGTGAGGGCATTTTTATAGATCCCTCTCCCCAACCACTCATGAAACATTTCATTAGCCGAATACTCAGCACCAACGTCGTACATATTCGTGAGGTACACCATGCCCAACGGATTGACGCCATGTAAATAGTGCAGATAGCCCAGGGCTTGATCGGTATACATGTCAGCCTGCTGGCGGGTCGCGGCGGCGGCGCTGATCGCGTCATTGACATTGCCAAAGTTACTTTTCACCGCATTGCTGCCCCAGTGATACTGGCCATCTGGCATGTAAGCCCGATACGGATCTAAATCTAAGGTGCGCTCAAAGAAGGGCGATAGTTGGTCAAAAAAGAGCGCTGAGAAATCAGCTGACAGTTGAGCCGCAAAGTCAGTCGGCGTCTTAGGGAACTGGCTGTAGGCCACTAGACCATCGACCACTGACGAGGCATAGAGTACGCCCATGGCGTTGTCGAAGGGCCGAGTCTCGCGATAATGCTCGCGAACGTAAGTGTGAAACTGCGGATCGTCTCGCAACTGGGATAAGTAAACGGCGGCCAAAACTGCCCCACCCATTTGCACTGCGGGGTCGCGGTCGGCGTCGCCAGCTTTGATTTCTTGAGTATCACATTCTGTCTGGATCGGATTGCGGTTAAACCAATCCCAAGCCTGGAGCGATCGCGCCTCTAACGTCTCGGCCTCTGCCTGCAATGCAGGAAAGTCGCGAAACACTACCGCTGCGTGGGCAAAGGTGCTGGCCAGATCAATGGTGGAAGACGAACACTTGGGGCCATAAAATCGAGGGCGGCGATCGCGACCAGGAGTACGGGCGGCATCATATTCTAGGGCGCCTAACTTGATGAAAACCCCGCCGTCGTCATCTTGCATCCGTTGGAACCAATCGAGTTCGTATCGAACTTCATCCAGTAAGTCAGGAATGCCATTGCCCGACTCTGGAATATTGAAATCATCCGTCCACAGGGCCGGATTTTGAGTGTAAGCACTCAGCAACAGATGCAGCGGTTGCGCCGCAAACGTGATGTATTTGTTGGTGTCGCCCGCATCAAACCAGCCGCCACGCATATCCCTTGCCAGCGCAGCATTCTCTTTATCATCT
It encodes:
- a CDS encoding serine/threonine-protein kinase, whose product is MYSPLPFGTVLQSRYQIVQLLGQGGFGRTYLAQDQGRFNERCAVKEFLPQQGEDHFSSKSTELFQREATILYQIQHPQIPQFRATFEVEGRLFLVQDYVEGPSYRELLNQRRLQNATFSEAEVRQFLQQMLPVLAHIHAKGIIHRDISPDNILLRNQDRLPVLIDFGVVKEVVTRVQLSGQTHHATTVGKPGYAPSEQMQSGRAYPSSDLYALAVTAIVLLSGREPQDIFDDVNLTWYWHDYADVSPGLTQVLDKATSYRPGDRYQTVSEMAQALGTVGNFAAARPQPPFTPAAAPASQVRTVAVGRSPQSTTMAGPESPQTYRPSTPAVLEEDEGSIWENPLAIGALALGLALVAGLGGWGLVTTLNRAPSNQPDVPEIEIDPDRPTTPPTTPTPEPEPEPPTEPVEYTQNLDIRAGDSTTVEGSLKANETVNYIVAGREGETLLAQLEGEGVLMTVLAPNGNPPDRQARRVLGWTGTLEFTGNYTVQLRPVEGVEQSDYRLNVSLEANDSETPTEPEEPETPTEPEEPETPDEPEIISEQRVRFPSGQNTTLVANSAGPGRIRRYVISLREGEVLEIRVARSSAPTTFSVQLPTGDPLVSGVELWEDAAPVGGDYAVDVTATGESEFTLQFVKN
- the bioD gene encoding dethiobiotin synthase, with the translated sequence MSTPVKNGLLITGSDTDVGKTIVTTAIAAYWLKHFGANSLGLMKPVQSGIGDFETYTRLFDLQQSAESLTPQRFAAPLAPPLAAAQEGKSIDLTVVWQHLSQLLAERQFVLVEALGGLGSPVTDEWTIADLAAAWHLPIVLVIPVKLGAIAQAVANTALARQYQLSVRGIILNCTAPLTKAEQQNWAPIDLIERLTQLPVLGTMPYLAQTDDIPALVQAASDLKLEALFPG
- a CDS encoding glycosyltransferase family 2 protein, which translates into the protein MTTFISICIATYKRPEGLARLLEGIDNLRFSELDAPKIEVVIADNDREGSAKPVYESVKPTFKWELVYGVEPQQGVTFARNRSLLLASPDAEFFVFIDDDEVPSPFWLETLLLCQKEYQADIVTGPVVPKFEATEVPDWIVKGGFFDPAQHETGKLMGVAFTNNTLAKSHLLQGLEHPFDDRLAFKGAEDVDLFTRFFAEGGKIVWCSEAIVYEFIPENRMRIKWLVDRNYYGYSAHSLTEKKYFPSLFIQTQRVIKGCLNIVLGLCLLIPGLLLGRHRLAQALIYVYRGLGSLSGLFNIQGDWGGANR
- a CDS encoding glycoside hydrolase family 9 protein translates to MRSSAVAPPPNILVDQFGYRPSDTKVAVIQQANATAEDAPSLYQHLTDTFQVVNVAAPDVPVYVAAAELWEAGKIHDQSGDRAAWFDFSTVQTPGEYVVKNARTGETSAQFAIAPDVYQDVLKTATRMYYYQRSGFEKAPPHADPRWTDRAAFLGPGQDPEARFVDDKENAALARDMRGGWFDAGDTNKYITFAAQPLHLLLSAYTQNPALWTDDFNIPESGNGIPDLLDEVRYELDWFQRMQDDDGGVFIKLGALEYDAARTPGRDRRPRFYGPKCSSSTIDLASTFAHAAVVFRDFPALQAEAETLEARSLQAWDWFNRNPIQTECDTQEIKAGDADRDPAVQMGGAVLAAVYLSQLRDDPQFHTYVREHYRETRPFDNAMGVLYASSVVDGLVAYSQFPKTPTDFAAQLSADFSALFFDQLSPFFERTLDLDPYRAYMPDGQYHWGSNAVKSNFGNVNDAISAAAATRQQADMYTDQALGYLHYLHGVNPLGMVYLTNMYDVGAEYSANEMFHEWLGRGIYKNALTSPSGPAPGYLTGGPNNRYTGPAEGLAERPIMRAYLDRSDSELYMWEITEPSITYQAPYIRLLSRLSRSPLASQSSTSTVLKRPIVN